In Pseudomonas saudiphocaensis, one DNA window encodes the following:
- a CDS encoding organic hydroperoxide resistance protein, protein MQSIKPLYTASVTTTGGRDGRAVSSDGVLDVKLTTPRELGGQGGEATNPEQLFAAGYSACFIGALKFVASQQKQVLPADTSITAQIGIGQIPGGFGLEAELQISLPGLDRELAQQLVDAAHQVCPYSNATRGNIDVRLVLI, encoded by the coding sequence ATGCAAAGCATCAAGCCACTCTACACCGCCAGCGTAACCACCACTGGAGGCCGTGACGGCCGCGCCGTTTCGTCCGATGGCGTGCTCGATGTCAAGCTGACCACGCCTCGCGAACTCGGCGGCCAGGGCGGTGAAGCGACCAACCCAGAGCAATTGTTCGCGGCCGGTTACTCCGCCTGCTTTATCGGCGCCCTGAAGTTCGTCGCCAGCCAGCAGAAGCAGGTGCTCCCAGCCGACACCTCGATCACCGCACAGATCGGCATCGGCCAGATTCCAGGTGGATTTGGTCTGGAAGCGGAGCTGCAGATCAGCTTGCCCGGGCTGGATCGTGAACTGGCGCAGCAGCTGGTCGATGCCGCCCACCAGGTCTGCCCTTACTCCAATGCCACCCGCGGCAATATCGATGTGCGCCTGGTACTGATCTGA
- a CDS encoding MarR family winged helix-turn-helix transcriptional regulator produces the protein MTKPRSCPALQLDNQLCFALHSTSLLMTRVYKPMLQEIGLTYPQYLAMLVLWEGDGITVSEISARLLTDPGSVTPLLKRLETEGLITRTRRSDDERVVELRLTDRGRALQAKAECFPTNILSASHQTPEQIAALKDQIVALREALQKLV, from the coding sequence ATGACCAAACCACGCTCCTGCCCCGCCCTGCAACTGGATAACCAGCTCTGCTTCGCCCTGCACTCCACCTCATTGTTGATGACCAGGGTCTACAAGCCGATGCTGCAGGAGATTGGCCTGACCTACCCACAGTACCTGGCGATGCTGGTGCTCTGGGAAGGTGACGGCATCACCGTCAGCGAAATCAGTGCCCGCCTGCTGACCGACCCGGGTTCGGTAACGCCGCTGCTCAAGCGCCTGGAGACCGAAGGGCTGATCACCCGTACCCGCCGCAGCGACGACGAACGTGTCGTCGAACTACGCCTGACCGACAGGGGCCGCGCACTCCAGGCGAAAGCCGAATGCTTCCCCACCAATATCCTTAGCGCCAGCCACCAAACGCCTGAACAGATCGCCGCGCTAAAGGATCAGATCGTTGCCCTGCGTGAAGCGCTCCAAAAGCTAGTCTGA
- a CDS encoding PhoX family protein: MTQNFSDFHAALAALDDQPINPSRQYTLSEVVDRSRRGLLKGGLGLAGMAFLGGGLAACSAVSARSKLLGFESVPVQLDPAFDSVQVPPGYRAQVFFSWGDPVEEDAPQWQPDASDDWRAQLLQAGDNHDGMHFFPFPDAPTEHGLLAINHEYVNPPLHPQGMSEKDGRRPLAEVRKEQAAHGVSIIEVRKDAAGQWQRVHPSRYNRRISALTPMAVSGPLAGHELLKTAADPNGACILGTLNNCSSGVTPWGTYLTCEENWHHYFLNRDTEDLAARTAHARYGVSGGKRSKLYGWESADERFDATPDPGLPHGGYVNEPNRFGWVVEIDPFDPQSQPVKRTAFGRYCRECSVLSLGDDGRMAFYSGDDTRGEYIYKFVPNGRYVPGANQHNRQLLDEGTLYVARFDADGSGRWLALLHGQNGLTAENGFPSQAEVLINARAAADRLGATPMDRPEWLAVHPRSREVYVTLTNNDQRGDKVPLDKVNPRPNNLHGHILRWNEEGGDPTATRFEWEVFLLAGESEGARDAHGKSVPAHLTGTIKGDRFSSPDGLAFDGEGRLWIQTDFGDSEPAMQAMGTNQLLCADPITREVRRFLVGPRGCEITGITWTPGYRAMWINVQHPELSFPASDGHSRPRSSTVLITRNDGGVIGT; this comes from the coding sequence ATGACGCAGAACTTCAGTGACTTTCACGCTGCCCTGGCGGCACTCGATGATCAGCCGATCAACCCTAGCCGCCAATACACACTGAGCGAGGTAGTCGATCGGAGCCGGCGTGGGCTGCTAAAGGGCGGCCTTGGCCTCGCCGGGATGGCCTTCTTGGGGGGCGGCCTTGCGGCCTGCAGTGCCGTATCCGCTCGCAGCAAGCTGCTGGGCTTCGAGTCCGTGCCGGTGCAGCTGGACCCGGCCTTCGACAGCGTGCAGGTACCGCCGGGCTATCGTGCCCAGGTGTTTTTCTCCTGGGGCGACCCGGTGGAAGAGGACGCGCCGCAATGGCAGCCCGACGCCAGTGACGATTGGCGGGCGCAGTTGCTGCAGGCCGGCGACAACCATGACGGCATGCATTTCTTCCCCTTCCCGGATGCTCCCACCGAACATGGCCTGCTGGCCATCAACCACGAGTACGTCAACCCGCCACTGCACCCGCAGGGCATGAGCGAGAAGGATGGCCGCCGCCCGCTTGCCGAAGTGCGCAAGGAACAGGCCGCCCATGGCGTAAGCATCATCGAGGTACGCAAGGACGCCGCCGGTCAATGGCAGCGGGTCCACCCGTCGCGCTACAACCGGCGCATCAGTGCGCTGACGCCGATGGCGGTCAGCGGCCCGCTGGCTGGTCATGAGTTGCTGAAAACCGCCGCCGACCCGAACGGGGCGTGCATCCTCGGTACGCTGAACAATTGCTCCAGTGGCGTGACGCCTTGGGGCACCTACCTGACCTGCGAGGAAAACTGGCACCACTACTTTCTCAACCGCGATACCGAAGACCTGGCAGCGCGCACCGCCCATGCCCGCTATGGCGTCAGCGGCGGCAAGCGAAGCAAGCTCTACGGCTGGGAAAGCGCCGACGAGCGCTTTGACGCCACGCCTGATCCCGGTTTGCCCCATGGTGGTTACGTCAACGAACCGAACCGCTTCGGCTGGGTGGTGGAGATCGACCCCTTCGATCCTCAGTCGCAACCGGTCAAGCGCACCGCCTTCGGACGCTACTGCCGCGAATGCTCGGTGCTGTCGCTGGGCGACGACGGGCGCATGGCCTTCTATTCTGGCGATGACACCCGCGGCGAGTACATCTACAAGTTCGTTCCGAACGGTCGCTATGTGCCCGGCGCGAATCAGCACAACCGCCAGCTGCTGGACGAGGGCACGCTCTACGTCGCCCGCTTCGATGCCGATGGCAGCGGCCGCTGGCTGGCCCTGCTGCACGGGCAGAACGGGCTGACTGCGGAGAACGGCTTTCCCAGCCAGGCCGAGGTACTGATCAATGCGCGTGCGGCGGCGGACCGGCTCGGCGCCACGCCCATGGATCGCCCGGAATGGTTGGCCGTGCATCCACGCAGCCGCGAGGTCTACGTCACCCTTACCAACAACGATCAGCGCGGTGACAAGGTTCCGCTGGACAAGGTCAACCCGCGTCCGAACAACCTGCACGGGCATATCCTGCGCTGGAACGAGGAGGGCGGTGACCCCACGGCAACACGCTTCGAATGGGAAGTCTTTCTGCTGGCCGGCGAATCTGAAGGTGCGCGCGATGCTCACGGCAAGTCGGTACCGGCGCACCTGACCGGCACCATCAAGGGCGACCGTTTTTCCTCGCCAGACGGCCTTGCCTTCGATGGCGAAGGCAGGCTGTGGATCCAGACCGACTTCGGTGACAGCGAGCCGGCCATGCAGGCCATGGGCACCAACCAGCTGCTCTGCGCCGACCCCATCACGCGTGAGGTGCGCCGCTTTCTGGTTGGCCCCCGTGGCTGCGAGATTACCGGCATCACCTGGACGCCAGGCTACCGCGCCATGTGGATCAATGTGCAGCATCCCGAACTGAGCTTTCCGGCCAGTGACGGCCATTCGCGACCAAGGTCGTCGACCGTGCTGATTACACGGAACGACGGCGGTGTGATCGGAACCTGA